Within Anopheles ziemanni chromosome 2, idAnoZiCoDA_A2_x.2, whole genome shotgun sequence, the genomic segment AAACCGACATGAAAGTGGCATGACAGTTGTTGCAGCGCTTTTGACATACAAACGATAAAATGCACTGCAATGGAACAGGTGCAAGGCGAGGGGGAAAACAGACGCAAAATAATTGGTGTAGTTGTTATTAAACGAACCTATTTAAGTAAGAATTTAGTTTTGGGAACAAACATCATCTACTTTGTTGCTGggaatgtatttttaaatttgttgactgtagattttattttttaaataaatatcgtTTTTCTGTCAAGTTCAGCCTCCTTTGTTTACGAATGAAGTGTGAATCGAGTGAAAACGGTTGTCACTAGATTTTCCTCTGCTGCTCAAAAGGAAAGCGAACGTGTCGCGAGACGAAACAAGAAAAGAGTGATTTCAGAGTTGCTTATTGAAGAGGAACACCCATTTAGGACTGCATTGTTTGTAAAATCCACCTGACAACAGTATTGCCAacagaatttttgtttttttaacatGCCAACGTGCGTTAAATGTCCGTGCTACGAAGAGCGCAAAACAATGGTGTAGAATTTTCCATGTAAAAGCTCCGTGCGATATGAGTGAAAGGCACCGTGCATTGGATAGCAAGTCCAACGCCAATAGAAGAAACAATAGCAAGGATTGGAGCAGTTATAACAACAAGCGGAAAAAGATCACGCTTCTCCGAACGGTTCGTGTATTACGTTGGCATGGTATCAAAATTATGTGTCTGCCGTGTTTGTGACTGTGCTTGAATGTAACTAACGGTTCGGCGGATGCTGAAGTACCGAAATAGTGTTCACTTCTGCTTCGTTTGACAAAGCTGGCGAAGAGCGTAGTAGAGAGGTACAGAGGCGGGGACCCCGAAGAAAACGTAACCGAATTAACCGTATAACTGTAACCCCACCAGCACCGAACTACTAGCGAGCACCGGCGGAGAAACTCTCCTCGAAATTAAAGAAACACTGCCCAACAACGTTCGCCAGCATGAAAGCGATCGAAGCGAAAATTGTCGTGCTCGGTTCGCAAGGTGAGCATTTTTTGGAGTGTGGAGTTAGAGTTCCAGTTACCACGGTTTTTCAAGGTCTCCGTCGTACGCTTTGCCACACGCCAGCATAGCTGATGACCTTCACCTTGAGTCCCCCGGATCCGATTGGCAAGCTTTCCACGATCACCAGAAGTTTGGCCATCCGGAATTAGAAGCGACTAGAAGCCACTTACGACATCTTTGCTGAATCAACTTTCTTAGCTGCCGATGGTAGCAACATTAGCAAAAATTCCCCTTACGATAGCAACTGCGCTTTCTTATCGTGTAAGGGagttttgtattatttttttctttttcctttgctgCTTTCCTTGCCAAGCAACGAGAGCCTTTCTCTCTACCCCTGTTACTCTCCACATTGGATCGTGTGTCCCCCCCGCGCGAATTATTTGTACGCGCATGGATTAGGTTTCGGATACTCTGAGCCAGTGCTCTGCACTGGTTGCTGTGTTTATCAGTGCAGAAAGTATCGACGTACAGGTTTCAGTCTCTGCATGATTGCGATTGCTGAAGCTCATgcttcgatggtgtttttatcttgtttttttttatttaattctacACTCCTAAATCGGAATCCCTCGGATTGCTGCTGTTTCCTAAAGTTCTTTTTTATCGTAGCCAAAGCCAACAGCTTACATATGCAAGCTAAGGAAAAGGCTCGTAACAactaaattttatcaaatcttACATTACTATAACATCGGAGGTGGCTGTGCAAGCATGTGAATGCACAAGTCGCTGGCCGGCAAAATATGTCATTTTTAAATCAGCAGACCGTAATTTAAACCTTTTGCCCTGCAACCTTATCATTTAAAGGATCTCTCCTTATCTCCTGTGGGTCGGTTTCACGGGACGGTATATTATTGCAATATAACAATAAGGCATGTCTCTAACGATGCATttggttttatgttgtttcttAAATGTTAATTTATATGCTGTTATCTACATTGTTTCTACCATAATATGGTTTTCTCTTAAAAGGTGTTGGCAAAACGAGCCTTGTCGTGCGGTATGTTTCCAATGTATACACCAAAGAAATATCGCCCACGATTGGGGCCTCCTTCTTCACCTGTAAGGTCAATTTGGAAgactttaaagtgaaaatGCAAGTATGTTGACTTTGAATTTACTTTTGATCTAACAATTCCTGAACTTAACTTATTTACATTTCCATCCTCAGGTCTGGGATACGGCCGGTCAGGAACGGTTCAAGGCAATGGCACCGCTGTACTACCGGAATGCAAACGCTGCCCTGCTCGTTTTCGATCTGACGCAATACAATTCCTTTAACGAAATCAAGGGCTGGGTACAAGAACTGCAGCGCAATGTGCAGGAACCTATGGTACTATCGCTTGTCGGCAACAAGCTTGACCTGGAAGAGAAACGAGCGGTCTCCCGGGAAGAAGCTATGCTGTACGCAAACTCGATCGGGGGCAACTATTTTGAGACATCAGCATTACACGATCAGGTTAGTTGTACCATCGGCAATAAGCGGTTTATTTGTATGATttgatttacattttctttttatgtttcttgcaGGGTATAGAGCAAGTGTTTATATCAATAGCGGTAGGATTAATAAAACTCTCTGGAGAAGACGTATGCTCGTCCCTGAAACGATACGAATCAAATGACTCCCTCGTTCTTTCCGGATATTCGACTCGTAAGTTATGCGTGGCAAAGTgcgtttataatttttaaatattccacCATTCACCCCTCCTATTATACAGGTGTAAACGGGGTCGTGCAGATGGGCATTCCAGTGGAAAATGACAGCATACTAAGTGACGGCATGGGCCGCCTCGAAACGCCTTCATGGAGCAGGGACCACATAGCACACGGGGACGAGCAACGTGTCGGTTGGTGTTGCTACTGAAGGTGTTTCCTACATCCCCGTTTTACCGTTGGGGTTTCGAATGTCGGGGCCACTTCCTGCCCGTGTGTGTGAGGGCTGGCAAACCGACGATATCAACGTGCGACTCGCTCAGATTTACGAAAAGATCGGCTCAAATTGGAGAGATTTGTGATAgctttttatatttacataTTACACGAGAGGGACGTTAAAGTAGCAGGACGCTTCGAATACAGTTGCTAGAAACcgataatttgtttcattggCTTACGTAATAGGAAGGCAGATAGAGGGTGCGAGAGTTCTAGAACGTCGCACAGAATAGGGATTTTTGTACGATATATCTTCATACCAAATTGAACGTTGTTTCGTCAATGAAGTGAATAGTGGCATCCATTTAGACAGTGCGGTTTTTGGATGGTTGATTTCACAttaggtaaaaataaaatggacgCGAAAACAAGTACCGATAACTATACAACTGCTGCTGATAACTCAATTTCTATCAAAAGCAGTATTAAAACGATCTCTTCCAAGAGTTGGCATTTGAACAGCATACGATGGTGATGTCTGTTGTGCTGTTTCCGCAATTTGGCGAATGCGATTTGGATTCGAATTGATGGTGACTCAATAGCCACCACGTTGTCCACCGATAACCGGGTAGGGAATTGCATCCTCATTCTACAAGAAGTCATCCGTCGGTCTTAGAAACGATTGAAGCGACCATGTGAACATAAGCATCTTATGTATTTATTTAGGCAAAAGTCAATTATTTTCGATCAACCTCTCCCATTGTTGACCATGTACTGTTTGCATTTTCACATATATTgtcatttatttttcgctcGTTGTCacaatctttatttttttaaataaactatttACGAAGAGCTTTATTATACCATGATGTGCGGATTATTATGTGctgtgaaagaaaaatcactACGGGCCGAttgtttaaaatgatttatcaaCTAAAGATTGGCTGTGGGATAAGCTCTAAAATAAGGCGTAATAGAACATTTCCAACTTACCGCAAAGGAGTTTGATGTTTGTTACAACTGTGTCAGCTGTTTCGGTTGCATCAGTGTTAGTATCGACGCTTTCAACCTGTTGCCATGGCGACCAAAGCATGATGACAACACACATCATTCGTTTGGCGGTCAACGCTTGGACGAACGTGGGAATAGAGAATGTAAACAGTGCAGCTTCACCTAGAGACGCAGGTTTACACGAAGAAATTTGTGCATCATACGGGTTAAGTTTGATGATATGGCAGTAAATATAAGCAGTGTCGTGAAACACGGGAAAGCCGGGTTTAAATTTAGTTCAGCCTGCGATGAGTAGGTTTCTTCCACTTCGTTCTAGATCGTGCTAGATTGATAACTTCAATCTTTCTTTTCCGTAGCATCTTACTGAACATCCATCACACGGTCGATAACAACAGCGATGGCATCATCCTCCGAATACGGTTCACAGCGGCTGGATTCAGTGCCAATAATGAGCGGTTGATTGCTGTCGATCACAGGTATGCATATAAACAAATGCATTTGTTATGGGCTGTTTATTAATAACATATTTATACATCGACAGGgagaatgttttcgtttttgattTAATTGGTCAAAAATATTGGCTACTATTGGAGAAGCTTAAAAAAATAACCGTGATTGAAGGACTTTCTGGTGGTAATTTGGTAGCGTGTGCCAATAAGGAGGGAATGGTATACGTCGTAGACATAGGTAGTTCAGTTGCATGGTAACGGGTTTCACTTGTTTCCTAATGCCTactcttttttatctttttagacgaaaaacaacccacggtgaaaataaaagcacTTCCGGCAAGCGTCCTAGGTCTCACACAATCCCCTGACCCTGTTCCATTCAATCCACATTTGAAGCCTCAAAAATGTGACAATATGACCAACTCTCGGTATTTGCTAGTAAACGGTCAGCAATGTGCCAAAGTGTATCAAGCTGATGGGTTTACGGAAGTTTCTAGCCTGAACTACGGGTTTACGTCGCATAGTGCGGTGCAGCTGAAAGAGTGGCACTGGTTCTCCGGGCCAAACGGACCATCCCTAATTAGTTACAGTGCCAGCGGTATTATCAAAGCGTACCGGATTAACTTCACACTTATCAAAGAACTGAACGTGACTCGCCTTATCGGGCTTTACCTTAAGAATACTTCAGCACAAATGATCGAATTTGAGCCTACGGTtaatgctgctggtggtgatgtATCTGCTGCCCGCGTATCAGATGCAGATAAAATGGGTCGTGTGATAAAACGTATTACGGAGGATTCCCCTAATGGATTCATAAAGGCGGCACAAGTTTCCGCAGACGGCCGTTACTATGCGCTACTGTGCAGCAACAATTCGTTGGCTTTTTTGGCTCTCGAATCATGGCTCGTATGCCGCGTGGTTGCATTTTCCAATTTGTTTATCACGCGGTATGCATTCCTTCCGATCGCATCGAGTAGTACCACCGGCTCCCTCCAAAGGCCCTATCCTTTGGTATCGATTGCACTCGTTGCACAAACCGTTGATAATGATTTAGTGCTGCTGAATTTCGGCCAATGCAACCGTAAACACCCACCCACACTGTTCCCCCTGGCCATGCGCAATCGAGCGCTCCGGTCAGGAAAGAGTAAATGCTATAAATTTTGTCCAGCTCCCAACGGGCGAATGCTTGCGAATGTGCTTACGAGTGGCGAGGTATTGCTGCACAATTTAGACGCTTATTTGCAGTCGAACACTGCTAGCCCAGCGGTCAGTGTGGGTATACTTCCGGGCACGGGAAAACTGGCCCCAGGTGTTACCGGCCGATCGCATCCAAATTACTACGGCAAAAATTTACTTATCGGCTCAGcaacgtcgtcgtcctcgtcggtaACACTTTCGGGTACAGGCGGTGGAAACCGGCAAAAAGTTAAAATTGAACGTCAAATGGATGCCATCCATTCGGAGGTAAGCAGGTGAAAATGGACCCCCATACTATGGCCCTTTCAGTTTATTCCGTGTTTTTTGCGTATAATTAATTGCATCCTCTAATTATGTTTCGAGAAGTATGGTTGCGCTAATTGTTTTCGTTCCCTATTGCCTGGCTTCCTGGCCTCGCTAGCTAAAATATCCGGACAAAGTTGGGAAGATAAACTAGAACtccttttttaaattcaattttgtatCCGTTCTCTCCATTAGATAGCAAAAACGTTACCGAAGGAACGGCTTCTTCCGATCGTGAAGGAATATGGCGAATATCCGGCAAAACACCGGCCAACCATCTGGCGCACTCTACTGGAGCTGCCATCCGATGCAGAAAGCTTCGGTGCGCTATTGCAACGGGGCCACCATCCATGCGTCGCTAGTCTCGACGAACGACGGTTCCCTTCGCAGGATTCGCGCACGGTTCGtaatgtgaaaaaaatcgtatcCTGTCTGGCCCACTGGTGCCCCGTGTTTGGGCTTATCGATTACCTGCCATACTTTGTATTCCCGTTCGTGCGCCAGCATCCCAACGATGCCCTTGTGGCTTTCGAAACCGTCGCCACGGTTCTGCTGAATCAATGTCAGCTGTGGTTCGAGTTCGCCCCGTTGGAACCGTGGAACTACTTGGCGATGGTCGAAAATGTGCTGGCCGAGTTCGAACCCCGGCTGATGAGTTTCTACCGCAGCCACAGTATTGCATCCCGGGCCTATACGTTGCCCCTGATGGAGACGGCCTTCTCCCGGTGCTTCTTGGCCGACCGATGGGCCTGCCTGTGGGATCATGTGCTCTCGAACGAACCGTACTTTCCGGTGTTCCTAATTGCGGCCTACAACGCCGTCCATCGTGGTGCTCTCATGGGCACTTGCAGCGGCACGGGGACCGGAACGCCATCGATGAATGAGGAATCCATCACCAACTTCTTCCATCAATCGTCTTCGGTTGACGTGCGACGCGTTGTACGGCGTGCGTACGATCTAATGGAACGCTGCCCCGATGCCATCCATCCGAGGAATTACTTTAAATCATTCGTCCCTCTCAGCGGTGAGCGGAGGATGCTTGAGGAAAGCGATGGCCCTAGCCGAGCTCCCTACCCTTGCGCGGCGATGCAGAGAGAAACGCTCATCGACAGTGGAACTTCTGGGCGTACGGTTTACCACAGTGCAGGTAATAATGCTATCGATTTCACACGACCGAGACGCGAGACTCCCTCATCCGAGGGTGGAACATCGATGGACGTGTATTGGCCTTCGTCCAGCGCGACCGAGGGATACGTGAACTTTTGCAACTTCCCGAAAACTCTCACCGATGTCCGGTGTACCGAGACGAATGCGCTACAGGCGGAGCATCGGCGGCTGGAGGTGAAAATCATCGAACTGGAAAAGCTCGAACACTCTCTCAAGGATCGTATGGTGAATAATCTGATTCGGCAGGAGCACGAGCAGCGCGTCAAGAGTAAGTTAACGGATAATTGCAACACTGGAGGGTCGAAGTTTCTTGTACTCGTTCATATGAGTTCcagtatttcttttttgtgtggcGTTATGGGAAAGTCGAATCAATCTGCAGGCACAGATTGAATGTGACATAGCGGGCAGAAAATAGATCGTTGGCAATCCTCTTATGATGTGTCACTTGTCCTTTTTAGTATCCATCAACGGGCCAATCAGCGGTTCACTCAGTCTGTTTGCTAGCGGTAAAGTGCTCTTGTATCGCCAGGCCGCTGGCTACTTTTTAATGGTATTAAATTGGGGTTGgcgaagtactttttaaaaTGGAACCACCTAATGTGACTCCCGTATGCGCGATGGCATGAAATAAGAGGCTTATTGAGAGTGTGTTTGGCTATGGCGTCATGCATTTCACTCTGTGCTCTAAAAAAGTTGGTTGCACTTTTGTTTATTCTAGTTTTTGTAACATGAGAAACAGCGATCATTTCGaagctttatttttttcatacacCGTTGAGGTTTTATAAcatgtttaaaattgtttacgtATTTTAGATAGTTAGATAGTAGTAGTAGAAATACTTAGTTTAGAACACCAGTGTTGGGCATGACCTTTAATTTTGTTACTTTCTAATGAATATTcacttgaaatttaaaatctcTTGTGAAATACATACAGTTATTAAACATACCACAAGGATAAAAGATGCataaaaaaccttttttcctcccaccaaCCACCCGCAGAAGTGGAGCAAAACTTTGAGGAGGCCATCAGCCGGGAGGAAGAACGGATCGAAATGCAACGGAAATTATTGCTGCTGCACCGGAAGCAGCTTCGCGAGCGGGAGAGTGAACTATCGTTCGATCTACACAATGCCAATCTTATCAACGATGCCACGGTTCGTGAACGTGAGCTAGAAGGTTTGCTAAAGAAGCTCCAGCGGGAGGTAAGTAAAGATAGAAGAAATTGTTGAATATGACAGAGTGTTTGTAGGTCCTAAGGAGTATTGTGAACGAATGCGTGGTTGGGTAcggttttaaaattgaattttcattcatttccttTCGGTGCGCTTCGTTCGGGTTGATCGCCGTTTTTTCGATTCCGGTTGCATTTCGTTCGCTGAACCCTGTTCTGTTTTGGCTATCGCAATCTTCGTTCTGTTTGTGCTGACTCTAAATGACTCCAGCGACAACGCGAGGAGACGGATTTGCTGTTCGCTGAGGAGGACATCAAGTTGAAGGAGCTGGAATTGCTGGCTCGCTACCGGAGCGAAACGGTGCCGCCGCCGGCATTGGGGAGTGCGACTTCCGACGGGTATCGTCGATCGGACCACCCACGCTACCAGCAGGCACTGGAGCAGCTGGCTGTGCAGAAACAGAAGCTCTACGACGAAATCGATCGGGTAAGGGATCGTATCGAGGCGCCTACTTTGTTAGGgtgtttcatattgtttgcTTATTAGTTTCCGAAACCTGATCGTTATAAGACAGTGTTGTCAATTTTTGTTCGAAAGAAGAATAAAACTACGGTTTCTTTGGCGTTGTTTTAGACATATTCTTCCCTAGGGATGCCCACTGGAAGCAATGAGTATACATACCGTACGGTAACGGAGCTCCGGAAAGTGGCATCGGTGGCCAGCAACGAACGATATCCATCGAAGGTGCGCAATCATCCAGTCAAGCTGCAACAAACTGCGGAATCACGTCCAATACACGCCGTTACCAGTCAGGTCAAGGTGTGTAAGCTACGCTCGGCACTATGAGGTGTTCgatcaagattttttttatttctcattcTGACTCTAGCTCTACAAAGATGCGATCCAGCATATGGAAGAACAAGTGAAGGTTTTGCAAcgattgaaaaatgattctgtaaggacaaaatgaaaatgactTTCTAACTTAACCATCTAAATGTTAAACCATCGATAATATATTTTTCGTattgataataaaaacaaaaactgtttcattcggttcttttattattatagATTGAAACAAACTTTTCTAATAAAAAACGTTTTATTGGATAGCTTTATCCGGTGAAGGATTGTTCCACCCACTAGCTCATCCCGAGACGTTAACGATATCCAGTTCCAGATGATGTGATCATTGGGCTTCTTCCAGCCTGTAACTCACATGATACCAAGAAACGAACACTGGGTGCAcggaaaacaatgaaaaatgcaATGTAATTCCAGCCAATGGCTCACTGTCTGACTGCAAGTATTATGTTACTCATATTTCATCGTTTTCCCGCTTGCTGGTGGCAGATCCTTCGCCCATACGGATAAGCTCACAAGAGAGTGGCGAAGGTGGCCTGAGAAAACGGAATCTGGAACCGGTTGGACAAAGCATGTGCTGCGAATGAGGTTGCGCAGTGAATGTATCATCCAACAATAGAGATTTATTGCACGCCGAGTTCGAATGGTCCATGATCTGGTCCATATTCCCGTCGTTGCGCTTTCGGTGTTACTGGTGCAGTCAGAcgattggtttgacttttACTCCCGGAACCCGAGatagtgtgtgtttttccttgtaCTTTTTCCCCAATCCATTTTTTCCCATCACGCTGGTCAATGGATGTACCGAAGGTGACATTTACCATTAC encodes:
- the LOC131294625 gene encoding TBC1 domain family member 31, which gives rise to MAVNISSVVKHGKAGFKFSSACDDILLNIHHTVDNNSDGIILRIRFTAAGFSANNERLIAVDHRENVFVFDLIGQKYWLLLEKLKKITVIEGLSGGNLVACANKEGMVYVVDIALPASVLGLTQSPDPVPFNPHLKPQKCDNMTNSRYLLVNGQQCAKVYQADGFTEVSSLNYGFTSHSAVQLKEWHWFSGPNGPSLISYSASGIIKAYRINFTLIKELNVTRLIGLYLKNTSAQMIEFEPTVNAAGGDVSAARVSDADKMGRVIKRITEDSPNGFIKAAQVSADGRYYALLCSNNSLAFLALESWLVCRVVAFSNLFITRYAFLPIASSSTTGSLQRPYPLVSIALVAQTVDNDLVLLNFGQCNRKHPPTLFPLAMRNRALRSGKSKCYKFCPAPNGRMLANVLTSGEVLLHNLDAYLQSNTASPAVSVGILPGTGKLAPGVTGRSHPNYYGKNLLIGSATSSSSSVTLSGTGGGNRQKVKIERQMDAIHSEIAKTLPKERLLPIVKEYGEYPAKHRPTIWRTLLELPSDAESFGALLQRGHHPCVASLDERRFPSQDSRTVRNVKKIVSCLAHWCPVFGLIDYLPYFVFPFVRQHPNDALVAFETVATVLLNQCQLWFEFAPLEPWNYLAMVENVLAEFEPRLMSFYRSHSIASRAYTLPLMETAFSRCFLADRWACLWDHVLSNEPYFPVFLIAAYNAVHRGALMGTCSGTGTGTPSMNEESITNFFHQSSSVDVRRVVRRAYDLMERCPDAIHPRNYFKSFVPLSAPYPCAAMQRETLIDSGTSGRTVYHSAGNNAIDFTRPRRETPSSEGGTSMDVYWPSSSATEGYVNFCNFPKTLTDVRCTETNALQAEHRRLEVKIIELEKLEHSLKDRMVNNLIRQEHEQRVKKVEQNFEEAISREEERIEMQRKLLLLHRKQLRERESELSFDLHNANLINDATVRERELEGLLKKLQRERQREETDLLFAEEDIKLKELELLARYRSETVPPPALGSATSDGYRRSDHPRYQQALEQLAVQKQKLYDEIDRTYSSLGMPTGSNEYTYRTVTELRKVASVASNERYPSKVRNHPVKLQQTAESRPIHAVTSQVKLYKDAIQHMEEQVKVLQRLKNDSFHQLVPSLELPRSHWNNPNGPGCYRETAWIAIGSASSSPTSLAINHCQQFGRE
- the LOC131286700 gene encoding uncharacterized protein LOC131286700 gives rise to the protein MKAIEAKIVVLGSQGVGKTSLVVRYVSNVYTKEISPTIGASFFTCKVNLEDFKVKMQVWDTAGQERFKAMAPLYYRNANAALLVFDLTQYNSFNEIKGWVQELQRNVQEPMVLSLVGNKLDLEEKRAVSREEAMLYANSIGGNYFETSALHDQGIEQVFISIAVGLIKLSGEDVCSSLKRYESNDSLVLSGYSTRVNGVVQMGIPVENDSILSDGMGRLETPSWSRDHIAHGDEQRVGWCCY